TTTAGTCCAGTCCTTTCAACTTTTTGCTTGGAGTTCAGGTTAGTGCAATTCTCGTGTTGTCTTTAACTTGTTGATCTGCAGATATATTATGATCACCATGTGcttcttaattatttaatttcaaagGATACTGGAATAAGCTATGCTAAATATCTTTTGaggtattttaaattttgtcgtcaatcacattactttctctttccttggttttaaataaaatagttagaaaaggtttttattgttgttgtaatTATTAATAACTAGGCAAAGATATAATCAAATCTTGTTGTGGTGACTGGTCTCCATGATTTTGTGGTGACTACAGGTACatgatttttatatcttattttcaaagGCAAAAAAAATACTTTCTACTGATTCAGGTAAAGACTTTGAAGGCTTTAATAAAAAGAATAGTACTACTACTGTTCCACTATGGCCCTTTCCTTGTTGTATATAAAGGGGTGAGGCTGGTGGATCCTGAGGCATAGCACCCCTTACTTCTCCTATAGAAGCTTCAATATCTGATCTGATCTtccattaatttaatttgtagcATAATGAGTGCTCTCCCCACAACACAGGAGAAAACAATCCCAGATGCCACCAACTACAAGGGTGCTCCGGCAGAGCGGTCCAAAACCGGTGGATGGTCTACCTCCGCCATGATTCTAGGTCACTTCTTCATTAACCAACTCATCATcatgatatgtatatatatctcTTCTTCTAGCTAGTCTTATTCATTACATATGTAATAATAACAGGAGGAGAAGTGATGGAGAGGATGACGACACTGGGTATTGCGGTGAATTTGGTGACGTACTTGACCGGTACCATGCACTTGGGAAATGCTGAATCTACCAACGTTGTCACTAACTTCTTGGGCACCTCATTCATGCTTTGTTTTCTCGGTGGATTTCTTGCTGAAACCTTTCTCGGATGGTATTATATATAGATTATATCCTCCCATCccttttactttctttctttctttcaagctTCATTCTTCATTTCCTTCTTTCACTTTGATGATTGGCATATACCACACCATTGCCATCTTCGCTGCTGTTCAAGCAACAGTAATATATAGGTTTCTAACTTTTTTATACATGtatgtttaatttgtttcttgttttaatCTGTTCGATAAAGATGGACATAAACCATATTTAGCTAGCATGTagatctatttaattaatttattaaactcaGTTAATTAATCATTATATGCTGATGTCTAATAATAACGAAATAATAGATAAACAGGGGGTGGCGATCTTGGCTATGTCGATGAAAATACCAAGCTTACACCCTCCAAAATGCACAGGAGACAGTGGGGGACCTTGCGAAAGAGCCACCAGCAAACAGTTAACGGTGTTACACTTAGCTTAAAATTAAGTCCTAACTTCAAATAAGAATACATTTATGCATTGGTGTAAAGGTTTAGGAAgctcactgatgagcggataatttatacgctttttggcattatttttagtatgtttttagtatgttttagttagtttttattatatttttattagtttttagttaaaattcacttttctagactttactacgagtttgtgtgtttttctgtgatttcaggtattttctggctgaaattgagggacctgagcaaaaatctgatttagaggctgaaaaggactgcagatgctgttggattctgacctcccagcactcgaagtggattttctagagctacagaagcccaatcggCGGAcgctcaacggcgttggaaagtagacatcctgggctttccatcaatatatgatagtccatactttgcccaagctttgatggcccaaaccggtgttcaaagtcaccctcagaattcccagcgttaaacgccggaactggcaccaaaatgggagttaaacgcccaacctggcataaaagctggcatttaactccaagaggagtctctacacgaaaatgctttaatgctcagcccaagcacacaccaagtggNNNNNNNNNNNNNNNNNNNNNNNNNNNNNNNNNNNNNNNNNNNNNNNNNNNNNNNNNNNNNNNNNNNNNNNNNNNNNNNNNNNNNNNNNNNNNNNNNNNNNNNNNNNNNNNNNNNNNNNNNNNNNNNNNNNNNNNNNNNNNNNNNNNNNNNNNNNNNNNNNNNNNNNNNNNNNNNNNNNNNNNNNNNNNNNNNNNNNNNNNNNNNNNNNNNNNNNNNNNNNNNNNNNNNNNNNNNNNNNNNNNNNNNNNNNNNNNNNNNNNNNNNNNNNNNNNNNNNNNNNNNNNNNNNNNNNNNNNNNNNNNNNNNNNNNNNNNNNNNNNNNNNNNNNNNNNNNNNNNNNNNNNNgtgtgttgaacattttcactgagaggatgggactgtagccattgacaacggtgatgcccaacatacaacttgccatggaaaggattaagaaggattggaagaagatagtaggaaagcagagagatggaagggacaaagcatctccatacgcttatctgaaattctcaccaatgaattacataagtatctctatctttattttatgttttatgttatcctccataaccatttgagtccgcctgactgagatttacaagatgaccatagcttgcttcataccaacaatctccgtgggatcgacccttactcgcgtaaggtttattacttggacgacccagtgcacttgctggttagttgtgcgaagttgtgataaagagttgagattgcaattgagcgtaccatgttgatggcgccattgatgatcacaatttcgtgcaccactcacTTTGATTGCTGCATTTTTATATTATAGATTACACAAATGGCTGAAAACATCAATTAAACATGGGTATTATTTTATGACTCCTTATAATAGATAGATGTCCAGTCTAAAGTGCTGAAGGtgaaagagaaaaggaagagtATTGGAAGTAAGAGTCACTGTTTCtctttttataatatgtttATCTTCTGCAAATGGattatgatttttaattgaaaattgtttGGCTTACGCAGTTGTTTCTatttgtttttctatgctttctGCAGTGGTTATCACTCTTCCAAAAATTATTGTGGCTCGCAAAAAAAATCCAGAGGTCTTAGTAGAATAAGTCGtcaggagaaagagaaaacattGAATGGATCTTAGAAGAATTGAACAACTTTAACTCGGTTTGACCCTAATTTTAGACTAggtttatgtttatatttaGGCAATTATGATAGTGGTTAACTATAAGAGTAGATTGTTTTATACACCTTTAGTGTATGCCATGGTACAGATTTTACaggttttcttttttcaatggtatttgttttgaattataattgATGTATCAATACACTTTGTTGATGTATGGTTGTTACTTATTATTATAGTTGATGTATCAATATACTTTGTTtgtgttttaaattatattgacttgtttgtttatagtacttttcttttaatttaataatatgatgaatttatttattttttgaaataatataaatattcaaatacaaattagataaaaatttgtattaaatttatatttattttgtatgaaaacaagtttattttgcaatgaaaaaatctaaaaaaattatattttttcttactCACGAATTTATAGATGGATTTGCTGTCTGTAATCAGAGTGTGAGATGATTCTCCAAAGTTCAAATTATAGACGAAAAGTCTGTCGAAAAatttgtctgtaattacagacggaaaattcgtctgaaaatctgtctgtaattacagatagAAAATCCGTCTAAAAATTCATCTGTAATCCgtcgaaaaatccgtctgtaattacagacagaaaatccgtcgaAAAGTTCGTCGTCTTCGGGAAATGGATGGAGACTTTACAGAGAGAAAATCTGTtggtaactggtaaaaatccgtCAGTAATTTTTCGACGGAAAAAAttcgtcggtaaataatttccgacgAGGCTTTTACAAAGGGACAAAATCTGTCGATAATTtcgtcggtaaccaaaaatctgtccgtaataaagactaaatctatCGGTAAATCCGTCGgtattaatccattttctagttgtgtcTTTCTCGTCACCATCATGAGGAATTTCCCTTGGTTCATCATCAGCATCGTCTCCGTCATCGAGGTTAACTTCATACAGATCCATCATCGGATCCTTGATAGCAGAACCTTCATAACTTTCAACATTATCTGCCATCATGTCAGCATTACCAAGTTCAACGTTTGAGCCCTCTTGACTACCTTCAGGTGGCATATTTAGATCGATCATCGTCCCTCTGATATTTTATCTAATTGATCCACTTAACGGACTATCATCAACAGTATCCACAAATGATCCTTGTCCACCCAACATAACGAGAAACATGATTACTtcctgatgtgtggaaaacgatccaacacaaaactcaccagcaagtgtaccgggtcgcatcaagtaataataactcacatgagtgaggtcgatcccacagggattgaaggattgagcaattttagtttagtgggtgatttagtcaagcgaatcaagttttggttgagtgatttgtgtttaacaagaagtaaatgacagtaaatgtaaagggggaagggagaaatgcagtaaaataaagaacagaaaagtaaaattgcagaaacttaaagaacaagaaagtaaatgactgaaacttaaagtgcaagaaacttaaattgcagtaacttaaagggcaagaaagataaatggcttgaatataaaagggaattgaggaatgggattgcaagatctaaacaaagaagaagtaaattgcagcaaatGCTTGAGCAGAAAGTAAATCAGAGGCAAATaacattcaaacagaaagaaagtaaaatgcagtaaaggttcacagaagaaccaagagtgaattatgatctcaggatcccaagggcttaggtagcagagcctaaaacccaatttccttcccagatctgaattatctaagcaattgacagaaaattaaagaagaagtaaTAGATGAACAGAATTGtaattgaattatgcagaaaaacaAAGTGCAAAGAGTTTGAATGAgaattgggacagaatttccccaatttcacacacccaaaactcagaacaagaagagtagaattgcccaagggaaatgaggaaggagatcagtcaattctcccttgatcctcttagtgcTCGGATAAGCctctcaagaaagctcaaagaaaatgaaattcaaaagctccaaaataaaagtaagaattcaaagctcaaagtaaaggtaagaattcaaagctcaaagtaaagatttatacactttctattcttggataatgggatttggatgggcttttgaattggtgaagaaatgaattaaaatgggaatttaatttgaatttttggcccattagaattcactcccaggaggctgccctgcccttgtggagggcagggcagaaaattgatgcttgGTGCTAGCAATTGGTGCGGCCATNNNNNNNNNNNNNNNNNNNNNNNNNNNNNNNNNNNNNNNNNNNNNNNNNNNNNNNNNNNNNNNNNNNNNNNNNNNNNNNNNNNNNNNNNNNNNNNNNNNNNNNNNNNNNNNNNNNNNNNNNNNNNNNNNNNNNNNNNNNNNNNNNNNNNNNNNNNNNNNNNNNNNNNNNNNNNNNNNNNNNNNNNNNNNNNNNNNNNNNNNNNNNNNNNNNNNNNNNNNNNNNNNNNNNNNNNNNNNNNNNNNNNNNNNNNNNNNNNNNNNNNNNNNNNNNNNNNNNNNNNNNNNNNNNNNNNNNNNNNNNNNNNNNNNNNNNNNNNNNNNNNNNNNNNNNNNNNNNNNNNNNNNNNNNNNNNNNNNNNNNNNNNNNNNNNNNNNNNNNNNNNNNNNNNNNNNNNNNNNNNNNNNNNNNNNNNNNNNNNNNNNNNNNNNNNNNNNNNNNNNNNNNNNNNNNNNNNNNNNNNNNNNNNNNNNNNNNNNNNNNNNNNNNNNNNNNNNNNNNNNNNNNNNNNNNNNNNNNNNNNNNNNNNNNNNNNNNNNNNNNNNNNNNNNNNNNNNNNNNNNNNNNNNNNNNNNNNNNNNNNNNNNNNNNNNNNNNNNNNNNNNNNNNNNNNNNNNNNNNNNNNNNNNNNNNNNNNNNNNNNNNNNNNNNNNNNNNNNNNNNNNNNNNNNNNNNNNNNNNNNNNNNNNNNNNNNNNNNNNNNNNNNNNNNNNNNNNNNNNNNNNNNNNNNNNNNNNNNNNNNNNNNNNNNNNNNNNNNNNNNNNNNNNNNNNNNNNNNNNNNNNNNNNNNNNNNNNNNNNNNNNNNNNNNNNNNNNNNNNNNNNNNNNNNNNNNNNNNNNNNNNNNNNNNNNNNNNNNNNNNNNNNNNNNNNNNNNNNNNNNNNNNNNNNNNNNNNNNNNNNNNNNNNNNNNNNNNNNNNNNNNNNNNNNNNNNNNNNNNNNNNNNNNNNNNNNNNNNNNNNNNNNNNNNNNNNNNNNNNNNNNNNNNNNNNNNNNNNNNNNNNNNNNNNNNNNNNNNNNNNNNNNNNNNNNNNNNNNNNNNNNNNNNNNNNNNNNNNNNNNNNNNNNNNNNNNNNNNNNNNNNNNNNNNNNNNNNNNNNNNNNNNNNNNNNNNNNNNNNNNNNNNNNNNNNNNNNNNNNNNNNNNNNNNNNNNNNNNNNNNNNNNNNNNNNNNNNNNNNNNNNNNNNNNNNNNNNNNNNNNNNNNNNNNNNNNNNNNNNNNNNNNNNNNNNNNNNNNNNNNNNNNNNNNNNNNNNNNNNNNNNNNNNNNNNNNNNNNNNNNNNNNNNNNNNNNNNNNNNNNNNNNNNNNNNNNNNNNNNNNNNNNNNNNNNNNNNNNNNNNNNNNNNNNNNNNNNNNNNNNNNNNNNNNNNNNNNNNNNNNNNNNNNNNNNNNNNNNNNNNNNNNNNNNNNNNNNNNNNNNNNNNNNNNNNNNNNNNNNNNNNNNNNNNNNNNNNNNCagcatagcctttggctttattttcttttcttttgctcaacatctttccaccacagacacatggctcactaattcttcctaggatcattgatgcccagcatctctttggatcactaagtgctttgtatctaagttgctctttattgtggattttcaattggccatcccaaatcagttgatctaagtgaccgggtttcaaaataccccttagaatttactcatccaagcagatctcagtgcaagaacaccacaggcatatgtcctaaggttcaaaccattggtgtccaacctttattctttgtttttcttgccattttggctttttctttcttccttttctttctgtttttgttaccaagggtGTTTCATTATTGATAGGAGtttttataacagcaagctaactcacaattggatgagaatgatattatgcaacaattatttcatgagttatacatttaatcaaacacatataccaccaccaacttccattcatacttatgcaacattggatattttacttttcaattcaaaccaaactcttttatttaagcatatagGAAACAAAGCAATTTTCAAGCTAAATGATggatacaagcattatgcagacttagcatttttaacaaacaatttcacttgcagctagatgaacactttagcaagaaaTACAATGGTTCCCAAATTCACAACATCACAAAGCATCAAGTATTAAGttcagatacaacctttgaagttgcagctcTTTGATTTTTCCTCCTGTTGTGTCCTCTTTAAGTCTAtttttccttctgttgtgtcCTCTTTGGGTTAAGATGCATAATGTCTTCAATTATTGACTCTTGTCCTGCATaatcctcaaagttgcttgcttctcaagcccttgaTTATATGGTTAGTAAGCATAACTGAGTGTGGTTTCAGgatttgttttggtgtgtgaacaccaaacttaattgttttgcCACTGTCTCAGATATATCAAGTTAACCATATttgaaaccatgtatccttgctaaaggttaatggaattaaagctagaaaacaatttaacagttgaataatgtggttgattgcttggagttagaatcatgcaagaggtgagaatgtattttcaaatgatatttttggtggaacaccaaacttagaaatttttattcTCCCTCAAATTANNNNNNNNNNNNNNNNNNNNNNNNNNNNNNNNNNNNNNNNtctttcttcaaaatcttcctgtcatgccatctcttagctttctccttgtatatcttggtattttcataggcttctagcctaaactcatctagctcattcagctgcaacaatcttttctctcctgctgcttcagaatccaaatttagaagtttagtggcccaaaaggctttgtgctcaagctctacagggagatGACCAGATTTGCCATATAGCAGTTGAAATGGGGACTTCCCAATAGGAGTTTTAaaagctgttctgtatgcccaaagtgcatcttccaacttcctagcccaatcctttcttgtgctaCCAACTGTTTTTTCTAGGATCTTCTTTAATTCCCTGTTGGCTAATTCTGCTTGACCATTAGTTTGGGGAtgatatggtgtggctaccttGTGAATAACcccatatttgtggagaagtttctccatttgtCTATTACAAAAATggccaccaccatcactgatgAGACCCTTGGGCACTCCATATCTAGTAAAGATGTGCTTCTTtaggaattgaaggacaatttgtgcatcacaggTAGTTGTAGCTATGGATTCCACCCATTTTGAgacatactccactgctaccaagatatatctGAATGAATAAGaagggggaaagggtcccatgaaatcaatgccccatagatcaaacaattctacttcCAAGATGAAGTTCTGTGGCATTTCATTCGTTTTTGTTAGTCCTCCtgctctttggcattcattacattggtggACAAATTCCctagcatctttgaagatggttggccaatagaatccacTTTGTAATACCTTTGCTGCCGTTCTTTCTGGaccaaagtgtccaccataagctgagccatggcaatgccataataTATCTTTTGTTTCACTTTCAGGAATACATCTCCTGATTATTCCATCAGAGCATCTTCTGAACAAATAGGGTTCATCCCATAAGAACTTCTTTGCTTTATTGATTAGTTTCCTCACTTGTTGCTTAGTGAATTCTTGCGGTATCTTTCTCCCtactttgtagtttgctatatCAGCGAACCATGGTGTTTGTTGGATTTGCATGAGAtgttcatctgggaagctttcattcacaggtAATGAGGCCGTTTGAATTGTTTCTGGTGGCAGCCTTGACAAATGATCAGCAACTAGATTTTCATTGCCTTTCCTGTCCCTGActtcaatgtcaaattcttgtaagagTAGAATCCAtctgataagtcttggtttagcatcctgctttgacatcaaatacttgagagcagcatgatcagtgtaaaccacaattttagatcCTATCAAGTATGATATAAACTTATCAAACGCATAAACTACAGCTAACAATTCCTTAtctgttgtggtgtaatttttttgagcctCGTTCAACAccttacttgcataatatatgacatgatgcaagtttccctttttttgtccaagtacagcaccaattgcaatatcacttgcatcacacataagTTCAAAAGGTAATTCCCAATCTGGAGGTGTgataattggtgctgttgtgagtttatgttttaaagtttcaaaagcatgctggCAATtcttatcaaaaacaaaaggttgatcaatcatcaaaaggttactcaaaggtttggctattttagaaaaatctttgataaaccttctataaaatcctgcatgccccaagaaacttctaacagatttcacGCAAAAACTCCAACTGGGCATGTGAAtgaagtcttttcttggtcctttggatctaccactatctgattatacccagaatagccatccaagaagcaataataagcatggccagccaacctctcaagcatttgatcaatgaaaggaagtgggaagtgatctttgcgtgtggcatcattcaatcttctatagtcaatacacatcctccaccctgtcactgttctggtgggaatgagttcattcttctcattagtaatgactgtcatccctcctttctttggtaccacttggattgggcttatccatgagctatcGGAAATAGGATATATGATTCCTGCATTCCATAACTTCATCACTTCCTTCTGGACAACTTCTTTCATTGCAGGATTTAGTCTTCTTTGAGGTTGAATTACTGCTTTAGAATTGTCTTCCAAAagaatcttatgcatgcatactgTGAGAATTGCAGGATTTAGTCTTCTTTTCCATAATTTCTGAGCTACGTGCACTTCCATGTTTGTGAAgaagttttcttttcttttccagaaTTTCTTTGTCTCCTCCTCATATTTTTTGAACATGGACTCAAGCTTTGAGAGCCTTGAGtggttcatggaagtttgtgtgGGTGGTGAGTTTTGAAAGGGGCTTTCTGTTGAAGTTTGGTCAAGTGATGATGtctttggatgaatatcatatggagcactagaattcccttcccagccaccattagaatcatgacttgcatcattttgtggtggagggaaatatcccatatgattttttttctcatcttgTGGTTCTGAAGCATAGCTCCATGAATTGGAGTGCCCAGAATCTGTatcttcttggtgatattcccaaccatcattagaataatgacttgaatcatatTGTGATGGTGGGCAATATCCTATAAAGTTTGGTTGATTAAAAGATGaggtgaactccatttgaattttgtagaacacaacaccaatgaaaattgaaattactcatatcagaTATGAGTTttgcttagtga
This sequence is a window from Arachis duranensis cultivar V14167 chromosome 2, aradu.V14167.gnm2.J7QH, whole genome shotgun sequence. Protein-coding genes within it:
- the LOC127744929 gene encoding protein NRT1/ PTR FAMILY 6.3-like, with translation MSALPTTQEKTIPDATNYKGAPAERSKTGGWSTSAMILGGEVMERMTTLGIAVNLVTYLTGTMHLGNAESTNVVTNFLGTSFMLCFLGGFLAETFLGWYYI